The following coding sequences are from one Gemmatimonadaceae bacterium window:
- a CDS encoding S9 family peptidase encodes MLVKRRWSIFIALFATTSVSAQTAGKETLTHESMWMMKRVSSPALSPDGKWVVFSVTDPSYDSKEQSSDLWIASSDGKSKPRRVTETKDGESEVTWSPDGRMIAFSAKREGDEANQIYLQDAAGGAARRITTLSTGARSPRFSPDGKALLYTSVVYPGAMDDEANKIAAKEETERKEKVRVYDAFPVRIWDRWLDDKQVHLILQNLDPAGPAKDLLAGTQLVRQPGFGVPTAEGSRQDIDAEWAPDGKSIVFAVTTARNTAAHAEVPVNLYRVAVTGGEPERIASAGGEYASPSFSPDGKTLFVKFSPNNKKVYNLTRLMAFDWPSMKNERVVAQTDRSVDDYVVTPDGRTIYFTAEDAGLEKLFTVPAQGGQARLFIDPKRGVYSALRMADKSPVMLALWASSVDPAEVVRIEVNGKSHSNLTEFAVADARKIDWQPPQHFWFTSKRGRKIHNMIVLPPNFDAKKKYPLFVLIHGGAHNMWRDQISLRWNYHLLAKPGYVMLMTNYTGSTGFGEQFAQNIQGDPLRGPAEELIEGADEAIRRFPFIDATRQVAGGASYGGHLANALEAWSGTRFKALISHAGLVNLESQWATSDGIYHREIQSLGPVWEQNEVWRTQSPARFAAQFKTPMLLSVGEKDYRVPMNNTLEMWSLLQRRQIPSRLLVWPEENHWILNAYNSRLFYKEVADWLGRWVNGAAKTTAN; translated from the coding sequence ATGCTCGTGAAACGTAGATGGTCGATTTTCATCGCGCTCTTCGCGACGACATCCGTCAGTGCACAAACCGCGGGCAAAGAGACACTGACGCACGAGTCGATGTGGATGATGAAGCGCGTCAGCTCTCCAGCTCTCAGTCCCGATGGGAAATGGGTGGTGTTTTCGGTCACCGACCCGTCGTACGATTCCAAGGAGCAGTCTTCCGATCTGTGGATCGCGAGCAGCGATGGAAAGTCAAAGCCGCGCCGCGTCACCGAGACAAAGGACGGGGAGAGCGAAGTCACGTGGTCCCCCGACGGCCGTATGATCGCTTTCTCCGCAAAGCGCGAGGGGGACGAAGCGAACCAGATCTACCTGCAGGATGCTGCCGGCGGTGCAGCACGGCGGATAACTACACTGTCGACGGGCGCGCGCTCTCCGCGGTTCAGTCCGGATGGAAAGGCTCTGCTCTACACGAGTGTCGTGTATCCCGGGGCAATGGACGACGAAGCAAACAAGATAGCCGCGAAAGAGGAGACGGAGCGGAAGGAAAAGGTCCGGGTTTACGACGCGTTCCCCGTCCGCATCTGGGACCGTTGGCTCGATGACAAGCAGGTCCACCTGATACTACAGAACCTCGATCCAGCCGGACCCGCCAAGGATCTCCTTGCTGGAACACAGCTGGTTCGTCAACCCGGCTTCGGCGTGCCGACGGCGGAGGGCTCGCGGCAGGACATCGACGCAGAGTGGGCGCCGGACGGGAAGTCGATCGTTTTCGCCGTTACAACGGCGCGCAACACTGCCGCCCACGCGGAAGTTCCGGTGAATCTCTATCGTGTTGCCGTCACGGGCGGCGAGCCCGAGCGCATTGCGAGCGCAGGCGGCGAGTATGCCAGTCCCTCGTTCAGCCCTGACGGCAAGACTCTCTTCGTGAAGTTCTCACCGAACAACAAGAAGGTCTACAACCTCACGCGCCTCATGGCATTCGACTGGCCGTCGATGAAAAACGAGCGCGTTGTCGCGCAGACAGATCGTTCCGTCGACGACTACGTGGTCACACCCGATGGCAGGACTATTTACTTCACGGCGGAAGATGCCGGACTGGAAAAGCTGTTCACGGTCCCTGCCCAGGGCGGGCAGGCCAGGCTCTTCATCGATCCGAAACGGGGTGTGTACAGCGCATTGAGGATGGCCGACAAATCGCCGGTGATGCTTGCGCTTTGGGCCTCTTCAGTCGACCCAGCCGAAGTCGTTCGTATCGAGGTTAACGGTAAGAGCCACAGCAATCTGACCGAGTTCGCCGTCGCTGATGCGCGGAAGATCGACTGGCAGCCGCCGCAACATTTCTGGTTCACGTCTAAGCGCGGCCGGAAGATTCACAACATGATCGTGCTACCGCCAAACTTCGATGCGAAGAAGAAGTATCCGCTGTTCGTGCTGATCCACGGTGGTGCGCACAACATGTGGCGCGATCAGATCTCGCTGCGCTGGAATTATCACCTCCTGGCAAAGCCGGGATACGTGATGCTGATGACGAACTACACCGGATCGACAGGATTCGGCGAGCAGTTCGCGCAGAACATTCAGGGTGATCCGCTGCGCGGGCCGGCCGAAGAGCTGATCGAGGGCGCGGATGAAGCAATCCGTCGCTTTCCGTTCATCGATGCCACTCGGCAGGTTGCCGGCGGGGCGAGTTACGGAGGCCATCTCGCGAACGCTCTCGAGGCGTGGTCGGGAACGCGGTTCAAGGCGCTCATCTCTCACGCGGGTCTGGTGAACCTCGAGTCTCAGTGGGCCACTTCGGACGGGATTTATCATCGCGAGATCCAGTCGCTCGGCCCGGTATGGGAGCAGAACGAAGTCTGGCGAACACAGAGCCCGGCGCGGTTCGCGGCGCAGTTCAAGACGCCGATGCTTCTGTCCGTTGGCGAGAAGGACTATCGCGTGCCGATGAACAACACGCTCGAGATGTGGTCACTGCTGCAGCGGCGTCAGATTCCCAGTCGGCTTCTGGTGTGGCCCGAGGAGAATCACTGGATACTCAACGCGTACAATTCACGACTGTTCTATAAGGAAGTGGCTGACTGGCTGGGGCGGTGGGTTAACGGGGCGGCGAAGACAACCGCAAACTGA
- a CDS encoding GNAT family protein translates to MTEGIELKQSELPTLVASNLHLRALTRADIPALFSIFGDPEVTRYWSHPALATEEDAAKLLDHITSSFKTRSLFQWGLARREDNLVIGTCTLAGLDRGHRRAELGFALARAEWGKGLMAEMLPILVDFAFGPLSLHRLEADVDPRNAASLCTLERLGFRKEGYLRERYHVGGETQDSVLLGLLAAEWLNFRSGDD, encoded by the coding sequence GTGACTGAAGGTATTGAGCTCAAGCAGTCGGAGCTGCCAACGCTCGTCGCATCGAATCTTCACTTGCGTGCGCTCACACGCGCCGACATCCCGGCGCTCTTTTCGATATTCGGTGACCCCGAGGTGACGCGCTACTGGAGTCATCCCGCGTTGGCCACGGAAGAGGACGCGGCGAAGCTGCTCGACCATATAACGAGTAGCTTCAAAACGCGGTCATTGTTTCAATGGGGACTTGCGCGTCGTGAAGACAACCTCGTTATCGGCACGTGTACGCTCGCTGGTCTCGATCGTGGCCACCGCCGAGCCGAGCTCGGCTTTGCGCTCGCTCGAGCGGAGTGGGGGAAGGGTCTCATGGCCGAGATGCTCCCAATTCTGGTAGACTTTGCGTTCGGACCATTGTCGCTTCATAGATTGGAAGCCGACGTCGATCCCCGGAACGCCGCCTCGCTGTGCACACTCGAGCGCCTGGGGTTTCGCAAAGAGGGTTATCTTCGCGAGCGCTATCACGTCGGCGGCGAAACTCAGGACTCGGTACTGCTCGGTCTGCTCGCCGCCGAATGGCTGAACTTTCGAAGTGGAGATGATTGA
- a CDS encoding amidohydrolase family protein translates to MRRTLFLLAALPLVALSVASLHAQQTTESKDKWDVAKNLGFDRTLDFQTSEGTWMSVDVSPDGRWVAFDMLGDIYKVAITGGAAERLTGGPAWDHIPRWSPSGNAIAFVSDRDGADNIWAIGPAGQNPRAITKEKETLPTNPNWSPDGDYIVVKRHVTDQRSLGGGEIWLYHTMGGKGATLVAREGFTSDKNEPAFSHDGRYVYFDQAGPFAYNPNVHAGIFQIVRYDREQGTTSPVTAGEGGAVRPTPSPDGKWLAFVRRMGTKSVLMLRNLDAGSERALFDGLDRDQMETWTLHGAYPGFDWTPDSKRIVVATGGKIRAIDIVTGNPTDIPFTARVQLPITRTVHYPQSLETGDTFRARVIRWPTISPDGKTMLFQAVGRIWSMTLPNGRPERVTDGDRLEYAPAISPDGRWVAFTSWSDSLGGAVWKVPLRAGRRAAPTRLTARADQYANPAWSPDGRRIAFVEGSDEVNRGADLSGEFFLRLRWVSAEGGQVRDIMTTANRGANRRMPRLSWSPDGERILFQSTKSDTTYLTSVKLDGTDERQLARNNVADEMIASPDGRYVAFKESHNMYVAPLPKVGRAPSTITSASSPTPVKQLSRWGGDWIAWTSGSKAVTWSLGPTVYRQQLDSIFAEELRRETAKPDSAKQADSVARARADTAAAARAKPNAVVKGDVFEVMLTVPRSRPSGVVALTGARIVTMKGEEVIENGTVIIENDRIRAVGPSAQIQVPAGARTIDSRGKTIIPGLIDVHAHMGYLALDVNPERPWQYAANLAYGVTTTHDPSASTHFVFSNKELVDAGEVLGPRILSTGFVLYGARNPERAFINTLEDARGHLRRIKALGGFSVKSYNQLRRDARQWVIQAAREERMHVYPEGGSTLAMNGSMIVDGHTGIEHAIPVAELNTDWITLAARSGTGYTPTLIVGYGGIWGENYWYQKDDVFRNARLLRFTPRGQLDARARRRMLIPDDEFYHIELAKAAKRILAAGGQVQLGAHGQLQGLGPHWELWMLQQGGMTAMEALRAATMSGARYLGLDSQIGSIEPGKLADLVVLDANPLESIRNSERVGMVMKNGVLYNENLDEVWPKERRRGALRF, encoded by the coding sequence ATGCGCCGCACACTTTTCCTGCTCGCCGCACTTCCTCTCGTCGCGCTATCAGTCGCGAGTCTCCACGCGCAGCAGACCACTGAGAGCAAAGACAAATGGGATGTAGCAAAGAACCTCGGCTTCGATCGCACGCTCGATTTCCAGACGAGCGAGGGAACATGGATGAGCGTGGACGTGAGTCCCGACGGCCGGTGGGTCGCATTCGACATGCTCGGGGACATCTATAAGGTTGCAATCACAGGTGGTGCGGCGGAGCGCCTCACGGGCGGTCCGGCGTGGGATCACATCCCGCGGTGGAGCCCGAGCGGCAACGCCATTGCGTTCGTGAGCGACCGTGACGGCGCAGACAACATCTGGGCGATTGGGCCCGCGGGACAGAATCCGCGCGCAATCACCAAGGAGAAGGAGACGCTTCCCACAAATCCGAACTGGAGCCCCGACGGCGACTACATCGTCGTCAAGCGCCACGTCACCGATCAACGCTCACTCGGCGGCGGCGAGATCTGGCTGTATCACACGATGGGCGGCAAGGGCGCGACGCTCGTCGCGCGCGAGGGATTTACCAGCGACAAGAACGAGCCTGCGTTCTCCCATGATGGCCGTTACGTTTACTTCGATCAGGCCGGCCCGTTCGCCTACAATCCGAACGTTCACGCCGGAATCTTCCAGATCGTCCGCTACGACCGTGAACAGGGGACGACGTCACCTGTGACAGCGGGTGAGGGTGGTGCAGTGCGCCCAACTCCATCACCCGACGGAAAATGGCTTGCCTTCGTCAGACGGATGGGGACGAAATCGGTTTTGATGCTGCGGAACCTCGACGCGGGCAGCGAGCGCGCTCTGTTCGATGGTCTTGACCGCGATCAGATGGAGACGTGGACTCTTCATGGCGCCTATCCCGGATTCGACTGGACGCCGGATTCGAAGCGTATTGTCGTCGCAACCGGTGGAAAGATCAGGGCGATTGACATCGTAACGGGAAATCCGACCGACATCCCGTTCACTGCGCGCGTTCAGCTCCCCATCACCAGAACCGTGCACTACCCGCAAAGTCTGGAAACGGGAGATACCTTCCGCGCGCGCGTCATCCGCTGGCCGACGATCTCGCCCGACGGGAAAACAATGTTGTTTCAGGCAGTGGGGCGCATCTGGAGCATGACGCTGCCGAATGGAAGGCCCGAGCGTGTGACCGACGGAGACCGGCTCGAATACGCGCCCGCAATTTCCCCCGACGGAAGGTGGGTCGCATTCACATCGTGGAGCGACAGCCTCGGAGGCGCAGTGTGGAAGGTGCCGCTGCGCGCGGGCCGGCGAGCGGCGCCGACTCGCCTGACGGCGCGCGCCGATCAATACGCGAATCCGGCGTGGAGTCCCGACGGACGGCGGATTGCATTCGTCGAGGGGAGCGATGAAGTAAATCGCGGCGCCGATCTCAGCGGCGAATTCTTCCTACGCCTTCGCTGGGTGAGCGCCGAGGGCGGACAGGTGCGCGATATCATGACCACCGCCAACCGCGGCGCCAACCGCCGCATGCCGCGCCTGTCATGGAGTCCCGACGGCGAGCGGATCCTTTTTCAGTCGACCAAGAGCGACACGACGTATCTCACGAGTGTGAAGCTCGACGGCACGGACGAACGTCAGCTCGCCCGGAATAACGTCGCCGACGAAATGATAGCGAGTCCCGACGGACGCTACGTGGCGTTCAAGGAATCGCACAACATGTACGTCGCTCCCCTGCCGAAGGTGGGCCGAGCTCCCTCGACCATCACCTCGGCGAGCTCGCCGACGCCGGTGAAGCAATTGAGCCGCTGGGGCGGAGACTGGATCGCGTGGACGAGCGGGAGCAAAGCCGTAACCTGGAGCCTCGGGCCAACGGTGTACCGCCAGCAGCTCGATTCAATTTTCGCCGAAGAGCTCAGACGCGAGACAGCGAAGCCGGATTCGGCGAAGCAGGCCGACAGCGTCGCGAGAGCGCGCGCTGATACGGCGGCCGCCGCCCGCGCCAAGCCGAACGCGGTCGTAAAAGGTGACGTGTTCGAGGTGATGCTGACGGTCCCGCGCAGTCGTCCGAGCGGAGTCGTGGCACTCACCGGAGCGCGCATCGTGACGATGAAGGGCGAAGAGGTGATAGAGAACGGAACGGTCATAATCGAGAACGACCGCATCCGGGCCGTCGGCCCTTCGGCGCAGATACAGGTTCCCGCGGGTGCACGCACCATCGACTCCCGTGGGAAAACAATCATCCCGGGACTGATCGACGTACACGCGCACATGGGATACCTGGCGCTCGACGTGAATCCAGAGCGCCCGTGGCAATACGCTGCAAACCTCGCATACGGCGTGACGACGACGCATGACCCAAGCGCATCAACGCATTTCGTCTTCAGCAACAAGGAGCTGGTGGACGCAGGAGAGGTACTCGGACCGCGAATTCTTTCCACCGGATTTGTTCTCTACGGGGCGCGGAACCCGGAGCGAGCGTTCATCAACACTCTCGAGGACGCACGTGGACATCTGCGGCGCATCAAGGCGCTCGGCGGCTTCAGTGTGAAGAGTTACAACCAGCTCCGGCGGGACGCCCGCCAGTGGGTGATCCAGGCCGCACGGGAAGAGCGGATGCACGTCTATCCCGAAGGCGGCTCGACGCTGGCGATGAACGGCTCGATGATCGTGGACGGTCACACGGGTATCGAGCATGCAATCCCGGTAGCCGAGCTGAACACCGATTGGATCACTCTCGCGGCGCGGAGCGGGACCGGGTACACGCCCACTCTTATTGTCGGCTACGGCGGCATCTGGGGTGAGAACTACTGGTATCAGAAGGACGACGTGTTCAGGAATGCGCGTCTCCTCCGGTTTACGCCGCGCGGACAACTCGATGCTCGTGCACGGCGCCGGATGCTGATACCGGACGATGAGTTTTATCACATCGAGCTGGCGAAGGCCGCAAAGAGGATTCTCGCCGCCGGTGGCCAGGTGCAGCTTGGTGCGCATGGTCAGCTACAGGGACTCGGGCCGCACTGGGAGCTGTGGATGCTGCAGCAGGGAGGGATGACGGCGATGGAAGCTCTGCGCGCGGCGACAATGTCTGGCGCGCGTTACCTCGGCCTCGACTCGCAGATCGGGTCGATCGAGCCAGGTAAGCTCGCCGATCTGGTGGTGCTGGATGCGAACCCTCTCGAGAGCATCCGCAATTCCGAGAGAGTCGGGATGGTGATGAAGAACGGGGTGCTGTACAATGAGAATCTGGACGAAGTCTGGCCGAAGGAGAGGAGGCGCGGAGCGCTACGGTTCTAG
- a CDS encoding metal-dependent hydrolase, with amino-acid sequence MDNICHTLVGAALAQTGLKRRTGLGAATLMIGANFPDIDILSLPFGRATEFRRGWTHGVLALVMLPFVLTAIMVAWDRYARRSRGVERAPVVPRELLLLSGLAILTHPTLDWMNSYGMRWLMPFNGRWFYGDSLFIIDPWLLLVLGLGVWLSRRRERRSHPNAWRPARVAVGVTSAYVMTMLGLQAIAEGIARRDLAGSGWLSQPLMVSASPADPVRWRVYADDGARYWRGMVSLAPGVSRRLTFDEVTIEKNANDPAAVAAALSDPGRRFLDWARLPYYRIERGLSETRVEIIDARYGASVEVKLD; translated from the coding sequence TTGGACAACATCTGCCACACGCTCGTCGGGGCGGCGCTTGCTCAGACGGGTCTCAAGCGTCGAACGGGACTCGGCGCGGCGACGCTCATGATCGGCGCGAATTTCCCGGATATCGACATTCTGTCGCTTCCGTTCGGTCGCGCGACCGAGTTTCGGCGCGGCTGGACGCACGGCGTGCTTGCGCTCGTCATGCTTCCGTTCGTGCTCACCGCCATCATGGTGGCGTGGGACAGGTACGCTCGGCGGTCGAGAGGCGTTGAGCGTGCTCCGGTCGTGCCGCGAGAGCTACTCCTCCTCTCAGGGCTAGCAATTCTCACGCATCCGACGCTCGACTGGATGAACTCGTACGGCATGCGCTGGCTGATGCCTTTCAACGGCCGCTGGTTCTATGGTGATTCACTTTTCATCATCGATCCGTGGCTGCTTCTCGTGCTCGGGCTCGGGGTGTGGCTGTCGCGGCGCCGCGAGCGCAGGAGCCATCCAAATGCGTGGCGTCCGGCGCGTGTAGCAGTCGGCGTAACATCCGCTTATGTGATGACGATGCTCGGATTGCAAGCGATCGCCGAGGGGATCGCTCGGCGCGATCTTGCCGGGAGCGGGTGGTTGAGTCAGCCGCTGATGGTCTCAGCGTCTCCCGCCGATCCGGTGCGATGGCGAGTTTACGCGGACGATGGAGCGCGCTATTGGCGGGGAATGGTGTCACTCGCGCCCGGCGTTTCACGGCGGCTGACGTTCGACGAAGTAACGATCGAGAAGAATGCGAACGACCCCGCCGCGGTTGCAGCAGCGCTCAGTGACCCGGGTCGTCGCTTCCTCGACTGGGCGCGGCTGCCGTATTACCGCATCGAGCGGGGCCTGAGTGAAACGAGGGTTGAGATCATCGATGCGCGCTACGGGGCGTCGGTCGAGGTGAAGCTCGATTGA
- a CDS encoding acetamidase/formamidase family protein, whose protein sequence is MRTYVIVATVALAVAPGTPVAAQDTVTFKPTVAQPTFAVREPVLRIKPNTVLISNTNFGPYYTEKGGAFPGEVGPIFIEGATTKDILVVKIRRLRPNHDLAASQLYSDFGGLSTESRVRFLNDPIPPRRYVWRIDRQRNTATTTLPDSRQKQIEIDLRPMLGRVAVAPAGQEAFEGIWPGDFGGNMDAPEVREGTTVYLPIFHDGAYFYFGDAHARQGHGEVAGTGLETSMDVTLELSLIKGKTIDWPRLEDENYIMVVGSARPLIDAFRLAHVELIEWMVEQYGFGKWDAYTLVGQVGESTVANIVDPLYSVVAKFPKRFLPK, encoded by the coding sequence ATGCGCACCTACGTCATAGTCGCAACAGTTGCACTCGCGGTCGCGCCGGGGACGCCTGTGGCGGCGCAGGATACAGTGACATTCAAGCCCACAGTTGCACAGCCGACGTTCGCCGTACGCGAGCCTGTGCTCCGCATCAAGCCGAACACGGTCCTCATATCCAACACGAACTTCGGGCCGTACTACACGGAGAAAGGAGGCGCCTTCCCCGGGGAAGTAGGCCCTATCTTCATCGAAGGCGCGACGACAAAGGACATCCTCGTCGTGAAGATTCGCCGTCTCCGCCCGAATCACGATCTGGCGGCCTCGCAGCTGTATTCGGATTTCGGTGGGCTTTCCACCGAAAGCCGAGTGCGATTTCTCAACGATCCCATTCCACCGCGGCGGTATGTCTGGCGGATCGACCGGCAACGGAACACGGCCACGACAACGCTTCCCGACAGCCGGCAAAAACAAATCGAGATCGATCTTCGACCCATGCTCGGCAGAGTTGCGGTAGCGCCTGCGGGGCAGGAAGCATTCGAGGGAATCTGGCCCGGTGATTTTGGCGGAAACATGGACGCGCCGGAGGTGCGCGAGGGAACGACAGTCTATCTCCCGATCTTTCACGACGGCGCGTACTTCTATTTCGGCGACGCCCACGCGCGGCAGGGCCACGGTGAGGTCGCAGGCACAGGTCTCGAGACGTCGATGGACGTCACGCTCGAGCTGAGCCTCATCAAGGGAAAGACGATCGACTGGCCGCGGCTCGAGGATGAGAACTACATCATGGTTGTCGGGTCCGCACGGCCGCTCATCGATGCGTTTCGTCTCGCACATGTCGAGCTCATCGAGTGGATGGTCGAGCAGTACGGGTTCGGCAAGTGGGATGCGTACACGCTCGTCGGGCAGGTGGGGGAGAGCACCGTCGCCAACATCGTCGATCCTCTGTACTCCGTGGTGGCGAAATTTCCGAAACGATTTCTGCCGAAGTAG
- a CDS encoding protein kinase — protein MTTPVEQLANALSDRYRIERELGQGGMATVYLAEDVRHLRKVAVKVVHPELTAVLGADRFLSEIHVTATLQHPHILALFDSGQAEGQLFYVMPFIEGESLRARLDRERQLPVEDAVRLTREVASALDYAHRHGVIHRDIKPENILLHDGQAIVADFGIALAVTKAGGGRLTQTGLSLGTPQYMSPEQATGERTIDARTDIYSLGAVAYEMLTGEPPHTGNTVQAIIARVLTERPRNIRVGRPNVPEHVTWAVERALEKLPADRWATAREFSDAIEGKAVSSATRSGARTSPTTDTSSRVGWKWRLRDPLILGLATLALAGTAFGVGMWATGRAPADQTTVKFPLTLPGGPSYLQTTIQSLAMSPDGSLIAFIGRGSRGEQQIYARSLNDPVARPLPGTEGAFTVFFSPDGKWLGFVAGGRLRKVAIDGGTALSVAAMPGLYGGAAWSGHGEFIYSMVSGGLLAFPENGGASRKICRAPSRPGTLIEALPLALPDGETVLFTSFTSQNNATARLGAASLKTGKCTLLDVPGIHALGVADGLLIYATAEGTVMAVPYDASSKRITGTSTPVLSDVEVNQTTGSAQAALSTTGSLVYASGLAPVSVVLADHRGTIQPLVAEARAYAYPRFSPDGRKIALTIASPGQRDIWVYDIPSGTSTRLTAADDGSVNERPEWTPDGKRVLYRTSKEKRASIWWRPADLSEREAPLLSSDREDYFEAVMTPDAGGIVYQLDTAGADVMYRQLAGDTLPRPIANSPGIESMGRVSPDGRWVAYVSEESGRDQVIVQPFPTGARTQVSIGGGREPVWSRDGRRLFYRDDQHFVAANVSTAPSFSVTSRESLFEDSFLRAPFHANYDVSLDGSKLLLLKPTQEAQVMVVHNWLAEVRAKLSKQQK, from the coding sequence GTGACAACTCCTGTCGAGCAGCTCGCCAACGCGCTCAGCGACCGCTACCGAATCGAGCGCGAGCTTGGTCAAGGCGGGATGGCGACCGTCTACCTCGCCGAGGATGTGCGTCATCTTCGCAAGGTCGCGGTAAAAGTCGTGCACCCCGAGCTCACTGCGGTGCTCGGTGCCGACCGGTTCCTCTCCGAGATTCACGTCACCGCGACGCTCCAGCATCCGCACATTCTGGCACTGTTCGATTCCGGCCAGGCAGAGGGGCAGCTGTTTTACGTCATGCCGTTCATCGAGGGCGAGTCTCTTCGCGCCCGCCTCGATCGCGAGCGGCAGCTGCCAGTGGAAGATGCGGTGCGGCTGACGCGGGAAGTTGCGAGCGCGCTCGATTACGCACACCGGCACGGCGTCATTCACCGCGACATCAAGCCGGAGAACATCCTGCTTCACGACGGCCAGGCAATCGTCGCGGATTTCGGGATTGCGCTGGCGGTCACGAAAGCAGGCGGCGGGCGCCTCACCCAGACCGGGCTCTCACTCGGCACACCGCAGTACATGAGTCCCGAGCAGGCAACCGGTGAGCGAACGATCGATGCGCGGACAGACATTTATTCGCTGGGCGCAGTGGCTTATGAGATGCTCACCGGTGAGCCACCGCACACGGGGAACACAGTGCAGGCGATCATTGCACGCGTGTTGACGGAGCGACCACGGAACATTCGGGTCGGCCGACCAAACGTGCCCGAGCACGTGACGTGGGCTGTCGAGCGCGCATTGGAGAAGCTCCCCGCCGATCGGTGGGCGACTGCGCGCGAATTCTCAGACGCCATTGAAGGCAAAGCAGTCAGTTCCGCCACGAGGAGCGGCGCCCGAACATCGCCCACGACCGACACATCATCTCGTGTCGGCTGGAAATGGCGGCTGAGGGATCCACTTATACTCGGCCTCGCAACACTGGCTCTCGCTGGAACCGCATTTGGCGTTGGTATGTGGGCCACGGGGCGTGCTCCGGCGGACCAGACCACCGTAAAGTTTCCACTCACGCTGCCGGGCGGCCCAAGCTATCTCCAGACAACGATACAATCTCTGGCGATGTCACCTGACGGGAGCCTCATCGCATTCATTGGGCGGGGCTCCCGCGGCGAGCAGCAGATCTATGCGAGATCGCTCAATGACCCTGTAGCTCGGCCGTTGCCGGGCACCGAGGGTGCATTCACGGTCTTCTTTTCGCCCGACGGCAAATGGCTCGGGTTTGTTGCCGGCGGCCGTTTGCGAAAGGTCGCCATCGATGGCGGGACGGCGCTCTCCGTGGCAGCGATGCCCGGCCTTTACGGTGGTGCAGCCTGGAGCGGTCACGGGGAATTCATATACTCGATGGTGAGTGGCGGCCTGCTGGCTTTCCCGGAGAACGGCGGCGCGTCACGTAAGATCTGCCGCGCTCCATCGCGCCCCGGAACGCTGATAGAAGCTCTTCCACTGGCGTTGCCGGATGGGGAGACCGTGCTCTTTACCAGCTTCACAAGCCAGAACAACGCTACTGCGAGACTGGGGGCCGCATCGCTCAAAACGGGAAAATGTACTCTTCTCGACGTGCCCGGAATCCACGCGCTCGGCGTCGCCGACGGACTGCTGATCTACGCGACGGCTGAAGGAACGGTGATGGCGGTACCCTATGACGCGTCGAGCAAGCGTATCACGGGAACATCGACACCCGTGCTCTCTGATGTCGAGGTCAATCAGACGACCGGTTCTGCGCAAGCTGCTCTCTCGACGACCGGCTCACTCGTATATGCGAGTGGACTCGCTCCGGTCTCGGTCGTCCTTGCTGATCATCGCGGTACGATTCAGCCTCTTGTAGCGGAAGCCCGAGCCTACGCATACCCGCGGTTTTCCCCAGACGGACGAAAGATCGCACTGACGATCGCGTCGCCCGGCCAGCGGGATATCTGGGTGTATGATATTCCGAGCGGAACATCGACGAGACTTACTGCCGCAGATGACGGGTCCGTCAACGAGCGGCCCGAGTGGACGCCTGACGGAAAGCGGGTATTGTATCGCACATCGAAAGAAAAAAGGGCATCCATCTGGTGGCGGCCGGCTGATCTGAGTGAGCGCGAAGCGCCGCTTCTCTCGAGCGACCGCGAAGATTACTTCGAAGCTGTCATGACCCCTGACGCCGGGGGAATCGTTTATCAGCTCGATACGGCCGGCGCCGACGTCATGTATCGACAACTCGCCGGCGATACGCTGCCCAGGCCGATCGCGAACAGCCCCGGCATCGAGAGCATGGGGCGCGTGTCTCCGGACGGCCGGTGGGTTGCCTACGTTTCGGAGGAATCAGGGCGCGACCAGGTCATCGTGCAGCCTTTTCCTACGGGCGCTCGGACTCAGGTATCGATCGGCGGCGGCAGAGAGCCGGTATGGTCACGCGACGGCCGCCGTCTTTTTTACAGAGACGACCAGCATTTCGTGGCCGCGAACGTGAGTACCGCTCCATCGTTCTCGGTTACGTCGCGCGAGTCGTTGTTCGAGGACAGTTTTCTGCGCGCTCCGTTCCATGCGAACTACGACGTCTCGCTCGACGGCTCGAAGCTGTTGCTGCTCAAGCCCACGCAGGAAGCGCAGGTGATGGTGGTTCACAACTGGCTCGCCGAGGTTCGGGCAAAGCTCAGCAAACAACAGAAGTAA